A genomic stretch from Dyella sp. M7H15-1 includes:
- a CDS encoding fumarate hydratase, producing MTTIKQDDLIQSVADALQYISYYHPVDYITNLAKAYEREESPAAKDAMAQILINSRMAAEGHRPLCQDTGIVTVFLKVGMNVRWDATMSLEDMVNEGVRRAYNDPDNKLRASVLADPAGNRSNTRDNTPAVIHISIVPGDTVDVIVAAKGGGSEAKSKFVMLNPSDSIVDWVLKTVPTMGAGWCPPGMLGIGMGGTAEKAMLLAKEALMEPIDIQDLITRGPSNRAEELRLELYDKVNALGIGAQGLGGLTTVLDVKIKDYPTHAANLPVAMIPNCAATRHAHFTLDGSGPVALDPPSLEDWPTLTYDASKGRRVNLDTVTREDVASWKPGEVLLLNGKLLTGRDAAHKRMVDMLNKGEKLPVDFNGRFIYYVGPVDPVRDEVVGPAGPTTATRMDKFTEQVLAQTGLLGMVGKAERGPAAIEAIKKHQSVYLMAVGGAAYLVSKAIKASRVLAFEDLGMEAIYEFEVKDMPVTVAVDSAGTSVHKTGPREWQAKIGKIPVSIE from the coding sequence ATGACCACCATCAAGCAAGACGATCTGATCCAGTCCGTCGCCGACGCCCTCCAGTACATCAGCTACTACCACCCGGTCGACTACATCACCAACCTGGCCAAGGCGTACGAGCGCGAGGAATCGCCCGCCGCCAAGGACGCGATGGCGCAGATCCTGATCAACTCGCGCATGGCCGCCGAAGGCCACCGTCCGCTGTGCCAGGACACGGGTATCGTCACTGTGTTCCTGAAGGTGGGCATGAACGTGCGCTGGGACGCGACGATGTCGCTGGAAGATATGGTCAACGAAGGCGTGCGCCGTGCCTATAACGATCCGGACAACAAGCTGCGTGCCAGCGTGCTGGCCGATCCGGCCGGCAATCGCAGCAACACGAGGGACAACACCCCGGCGGTGATCCATATCTCCATCGTGCCGGGCGATACCGTCGACGTGATCGTGGCGGCCAAGGGCGGCGGCTCCGAGGCCAAGTCCAAGTTCGTGATGCTCAATCCGTCCGACTCCATCGTCGACTGGGTGCTCAAGACCGTGCCGACCATGGGCGCTGGTTGGTGCCCGCCCGGCATGCTGGGCATCGGTATGGGTGGCACCGCCGAGAAGGCGATGCTGCTGGCGAAAGAAGCGCTGATGGAACCGATCGACATCCAGGACCTGATCACCCGCGGACCGAGCAATCGCGCCGAGGAATTACGTCTGGAGCTGTACGACAAGGTCAACGCGCTGGGTATCGGTGCACAGGGTTTGGGTGGCCTTACCACCGTGCTGGACGTGAAGATCAAGGATTACCCGACCCACGCTGCGAACCTGCCAGTGGCGATGATCCCGAACTGCGCCGCCACGCGCCACGCGCACTTCACGCTGGATGGCTCCGGCCCGGTCGCGCTGGACCCGCCATCGTTGGAAGACTGGCCGACACTCACCTACGATGCCTCCAAGGGCCGCCGCGTGAATCTCGACACCGTCACGCGTGAAGACGTCGCAAGCTGGAAGCCCGGCGAAGTGCTGCTGCTCAACGGCAAGCTTCTCACCGGCCGCGACGCCGCGCACAAACGCATGGTCGACATGCTCAACAAGGGCGAGAAACTACCGGTCGATTTCAACGGTCGCTTCATCTACTACGTCGGCCCGGTCGACCCGGTGCGCGACGAAGTGGTTGGCCCGGCCGGCCCCACCACCGCCACCCGCATGGACAAGTTCACCGAACAAGTGCTGGCGCAGACCGGCCTGCTGGGCATGGTCGGCAAGGCCGAGCGCGGCCCGGCCGCGATCGAGGCCATCAAGAAGCACCAGTCGGTCTATCTGATGGCGGTGGGCGGCGCGGCGTACCTGGTGTCCAAGGCCATCAAGGCCAGCCGTGTGCTGGCGTTCGAGGATCTGGGTATGGAGGCGATCTACGAATTCGAAGTCAAGGACATGCCGGTGACCGTGGCGGTGGATTCGGCGGGCACGTCGGTGCACAAGACCGGGCCGCGGGAGTGGCAGGCCAAAATTGGCAAGATTCCCGTTTCAATTGAGTGA
- a CDS encoding bifunctional aspartate kinase/diaminopimelate decarboxylase: MKFGGTSVATLPRWQNIRELVASRRAEGARVLVVVSALTGITDALKQMCAQEDKGKRIEAAKAIAQRHYDLLDHMQITVPETLAERLRELGKLAEEGPAVLGELAWSALVQAHGELMSSALGAAFLSHSGLLTQWVDARDCLGAVALPNQNERTKLLSAMVEAKPDPALNARLAKLGEVFITQGFIARESQGRTVLLGRGGSDTSASYFGALLKAQRVEIWTDVAGMFTANPRQVQGARLLQKLDYEEAQEIASTGAKVLHPRCLSSLREPRVPMLIKDTNRPELEGTVIGPEVREHAPSVKAISARKGLTLVSMESVGMWQQVGFLADVFAHFKQHGLSVDLIGSAETNVTVSLDPTENLLDSDAVAALASDLSKVCRVKVIAPCAAITLVGRGMRSMLHTLSGVLAEFGQLRVHLISQSSNNLNLTFVVDESVVDELIPRLHEMLIAAGALRTDDSALFGPSWQTLYGSGETLTVGDAWWRTQCRDQLLALGAQATPRYVYHLPTVREQARELKSITAVDRMHYAVKANTHPAILQALAEEGFGFECVSPGELKAVMAVVPTSAPLLFTPNFAPREDYAWALSTRAMVSLDSLYPLEHWGDVFRGCEIVLRVDLGRGLGHHEKVRTGGSGSKFGLPVDQIDAFLRLADAHGVMVRGLHAHLGSGILDAKHWGEVYNQLASLAERIGSVAFLDIGGGLGVPSHPGEARLDIDALDEVLRKVKSAYPHYPLWMEPGRYLVADAGVLITRVTQQKGKGSWRYLGVDTGMNSLIRPALYDAWHEIVNLTRLDEPATTLYQVVGPICESGDVIGSDRRLPEAKEGDVMLIAQAGAYGKVMSSPYNLRDEAEEIILE, encoded by the coding sequence ATGAAGTTTGGCGGCACCAGTGTCGCCACTCTGCCGCGCTGGCAGAACATCCGTGAGCTCGTTGCCAGCCGTCGCGCCGAAGGCGCACGCGTGCTGGTTGTTGTGTCCGCGCTCACCGGCATCACCGACGCACTCAAACAAATGTGCGCGCAGGAAGACAAAGGCAAACGTATCGAGGCTGCAAAAGCGATCGCGCAGCGTCACTACGACCTGCTCGATCACATGCAGATCACCGTGCCGGAAACGCTGGCCGAGCGCTTGCGTGAGTTGGGCAAGCTGGCCGAAGAGGGTCCGGCCGTGTTGGGCGAACTGGCGTGGTCTGCGCTAGTGCAGGCGCACGGCGAACTGATGTCCAGCGCGCTCGGTGCGGCTTTCCTCAGTCACAGTGGGTTGCTCACGCAGTGGGTGGATGCGCGCGACTGCCTTGGCGCGGTGGCATTACCTAATCAGAACGAGCGCACCAAGCTGCTTTCCGCGATGGTCGAAGCCAAGCCCGATCCGGCCTTGAATGCGCGTCTGGCAAAACTCGGCGAGGTATTCATCACGCAAGGCTTCATTGCACGTGAATCGCAGGGTCGTACCGTGCTGCTTGGCCGTGGCGGCTCCGATACGTCCGCCTCGTATTTCGGTGCTCTTCTGAAAGCGCAGCGCGTGGAAATCTGGACCGACGTGGCCGGCATGTTCACCGCCAATCCGCGCCAGGTTCAGGGTGCGCGTCTGTTGCAGAAACTGGATTACGAGGAAGCACAGGAAATCGCTTCCACCGGCGCGAAAGTGTTGCATCCGCGCTGCCTATCGTCGCTGCGCGAACCACGCGTACCGATGCTGATCAAGGACACCAACCGGCCCGAGCTAGAAGGCACGGTGATTGGTCCGGAAGTGCGCGAACACGCACCCAGCGTCAAAGCCATCAGCGCGCGTAAGGGCCTGACGCTAGTATCGATGGAATCGGTGGGGATGTGGCAACAGGTTGGCTTTCTGGCCGACGTATTTGCGCACTTCAAGCAGCATGGCCTGTCGGTGGATTTGATCGGTTCGGCCGAAACCAACGTGACGGTGTCGCTCGATCCTACCGAAAATCTGCTCGATTCCGATGCCGTCGCTGCCTTGGCCAGCGATCTGTCCAAGGTATGCCGGGTAAAGGTGATCGCGCCGTGTGCGGCCATCACGCTGGTCGGCCGTGGCATGCGTTCCATGCTGCATACCTTGTCCGGCGTGTTGGCGGAGTTCGGCCAGTTGCGCGTGCACCTGATCTCGCAGTCGTCCAACAACCTCAATCTCACCTTCGTGGTGGATGAGAGTGTCGTCGACGAACTGATACCGCGCCTGCATGAAATGCTGATCGCCGCCGGTGCTTTGCGTACCGACGACAGCGCCTTGTTCGGCCCGAGCTGGCAAACGCTGTACGGCAGTGGTGAAACCTTGACCGTTGGCGATGCTTGGTGGCGTACGCAGTGTCGCGATCAGTTGCTCGCGCTAGGTGCGCAAGCCACGCCACGCTATGTCTACCATCTGCCGACTGTGCGCGAACAGGCACGTGAGCTGAAATCGATTACGGCAGTGGATCGGATGCATTACGCGGTCAAGGCGAATACGCATCCGGCCATCCTGCAAGCGTTGGCCGAAGAAGGTTTCGGCTTCGAATGCGTGTCGCCAGGTGAATTGAAAGCGGTGATGGCCGTCGTGCCGACATCGGCGCCGTTGTTGTTCACGCCGAACTTCGCACCGCGCGAGGATTACGCCTGGGCGTTAAGCACGCGTGCGATGGTGTCGCTTGATTCGCTTTATCCGCTGGAACACTGGGGCGATGTTTTTCGCGGATGCGAGATCGTGCTGCGTGTCGATCTGGGCCGTGGTCTGGGTCATCACGAAAAGGTGCGCACGGGTGGCAGCGGCAGCAAATTCGGGTTGCCCGTCGACCAGATCGATGCGTTCCTGCGGCTTGCCGATGCACATGGCGTAATGGTGCGAGGCCTGCACGCGCATCTCGGCTCCGGCATTCTCGATGCCAAGCATTGGGGCGAGGTCTATAACCAGCTCGCCAGCCTGGCCGAGCGCATCGGCAGCGTGGCTTTCCTTGATATCGGCGGCGGTCTTGGCGTGCCCTCGCATCCTGGCGAGGCGCGGCTGGATATCGATGCGCTGGACGAGGTGCTGCGCAAGGTCAAATCGGCCTATCCGCACTACCCGTTGTGGATGGAGCCAGGTCGTTACCTAGTCGCCGATGCTGGCGTGCTGATCACCCGCGTCACCCAGCAGAAGGGCAAGGGTTCCTGGCGCTACCTTGGTGTGGATACCGGTATGAACAGTCTGATCCGCCCCGCGCTCTACGATGCCTGGCACGAGATCGTGAATCTCACTCGCCTCGACGAGCCTGCCACCACGTTGTACCAGGTGGTTGGCCCCATCTGCGAAAGCGGTGACGTCATCGGTTCCGACCGTCGCCTGCCGGAAGCGAAGGAGGGCGACGTGATGCTGATCGCCCAGGCAGGTGCCTACGGCAAGGTGATGTCCTCGCCGTACAATCTGCGGGATGAGGCGGAAGAGATCATCCTTGAGTAA
- a CDS encoding endonuclease domain-containing protein has protein sequence MKRMNVIRAQALRQNMTDAERLLWRHLRNRLFSEQKFRRQHEIDRYIVDFVCADAQLVVELDGGQHAEQVEKDQERTRRLKAMGYRVLRFWNDDVLKNTEAVLEVILGALASAAPHPNPLPGGEREPST, from the coding sequence ATGAAACGCATGAACGTCATCCGCGCACAGGCGTTGCGGCAAAACATGACGGATGCGGAGCGGCTGCTTTGGCGTCACTTGCGCAATCGGCTGTTCTCAGAACAGAAATTTCGCAGGCAGCATGAAATCGACCGCTATATCGTCGATTTCGTCTGTGCAGATGCGCAGCTGGTTGTGGAGTTGGACGGCGGGCAGCATGCCGAGCAAGTAGAGAAGGATCAGGAGCGAACGCGCAGGCTGAAAGCGATGGGCTATCGTGTATTGCGCTTTTGGAATGATGATGTCTTGAAAAATACAGAAGCAGTGCTTGAGGTGATTCTTGGCGCTCTCGCAAGTGCAGCCCCTCACCCCAACCCTCTCCCCGGAGGGGAGAGGGAGCCAAGCACGTAG
- the murL gene encoding UDP-N-acetyl-alpha-D-muramoyl-L-alanyl-L-glutamate epimerase, which produces MTHPIQPRLTQLFRFVRCSYANGVAELVYAFDQGEELIERISFPNAPDMPAARKHAFDAALKLLHLFAGVSYYKAGVPPKIEVAEGPLDDATANLLDDLYLHGLAEFAYRNGLDLRGRLVFPRSGEPSGKVEAATLHLPRRTLVPIGGGKDSLVAAEAIKQTGGEATAVWVGNSPLIAACAERTGLPTLNIQRELAPGLFELNRLGAWNGHIPVTAVNSAILAVAAILYGYDSIAFANERSASAATLEYDGQQVNHQWSKGYAFEQMFSDWLHTHVAADLDYCSLLRSHSELAITRAFARLAPYFDVFSSCNRNFKILGPKPADRWCGQCPKCHFVFLALAPFLPKPRLLGIFGRNLLDDETQAAGFDALLEYHDHKPFECVGEGAEARAAMYALSQRPEWQEDALVARFRHEILPQLDAAQLALEPWMQAFGEHRVPTRLKAALAAIG; this is translated from the coding sequence GTGACTCACCCGATCCAACCCCGCCTCACCCAGCTCTTCCGCTTCGTGCGTTGCAGCTACGCCAACGGTGTGGCCGAACTGGTGTATGCGTTCGACCAGGGTGAGGAGCTGATCGAACGCATAAGCTTCCCCAACGCGCCGGACATGCCTGCCGCGCGCAAACACGCCTTCGACGCAGCATTGAAACTGCTGCACTTGTTCGCTGGCGTCAGCTACTACAAAGCCGGCGTGCCGCCGAAAATCGAAGTGGCCGAAGGTCCGCTCGACGACGCCACCGCCAACCTGCTCGATGATCTGTATCTACACGGTCTGGCCGAGTTCGCCTATCGCAATGGCCTGGACTTGCGTGGGCGCCTTGTATTTCCGCGTTCCGGGGAACCCTCCGGAAAAGTGGAAGCTGCGACACTGCATCTACCCAGGCGCACCCTGGTGCCGATCGGTGGCGGCAAGGATTCGCTGGTTGCGGCGGAAGCCATCAAGCAGACGGGTGGCGAAGCCACTGCGGTATGGGTAGGTAATTCCCCGCTGATTGCCGCTTGCGCGGAACGCACCGGCTTGCCCACGCTCAACATCCAGCGCGAACTCGCGCCGGGTTTGTTCGAACTCAACCGGCTTGGCGCATGGAACGGCCATATCCCGGTCACTGCCGTGAACTCGGCCATTCTTGCCGTTGCCGCCATTCTCTATGGCTATGACAGCATCGCTTTCGCCAACGAGCGCTCCGCCTCGGCCGCCACGCTCGAATACGATGGCCAACAGGTGAATCACCAATGGAGCAAGGGTTACGCTTTCGAGCAGATGTTCAGCGATTGGCTGCATACGCACGTCGCGGCTGATCTGGATTATTGCTCGCTGCTGCGTTCCCATTCGGAGTTGGCGATCACGCGCGCCTTTGCCAGGCTTGCACCGTATTTCGACGTGTTTTCGAGTTGCAACCGCAACTTCAAGATTCTCGGACCGAAGCCGGCGGATCGCTGGTGCGGCCAGTGTCCGAAGTGTCATTTCGTATTTCTCGCGCTGGCGCCGTTCCTGCCCAAGCCGCGATTGCTCGGCATCTTCGGCCGCAATCTGCTGGATGACGAAACGCAGGCCGCAGGTTTCGATGCATTGCTGGAATACCACGATCACAAGCCGTTCGAATGCGTTGGCGAAGGCGCTGAAGCACGTGCCGCGATGTATGCGTTGAGCCAGCGGCCAGAATGGCAGGAAGATGCCCTGGTGGCACGCTTTCGCCATGAAATCCTACCGCAGCTCGATGCGGCCCAGCTCGCACTAGAGCCGTGGATGCAAGCATTCGGTGAACATCGTGTACCCACCCGCCTGAAGGCGGCGCTGGCGGCGATCGGTTGA
- the murD gene encoding UDP-N-acetylmuramoyl-L-alanine--D-glutamate ligase produces the protein MRIAELAGQRVAIWGFGREGRAAIHAVRKRLPDLSLALYCSATEASEAQAFDTTLRVYPHEPDAVALSAYDIVIKSPGISAYKPAVVIAQAQGTRFTSGTALWFAESPQARVVAVTGTKGKSTTAALLAHLARALGVRTALAGNIGLPLLELLDQQAELWAIELSSFQTGEAGPLELGVITSLYEEHLDWHGSRERYVADKLKLVEAAHRLLVHGEQASLLEKTAHHAHRLLFGQPEGWHVADGFIRRGASDVFALDRLVVPGVHNALNACAALAALETMGYDAVAAASALASFRPLPHRLQPLGEHDGLQWFNDSISTTPEATLAALESLHGREVTVIVGGHDRGLDWAHFVDAVTSRTALRIITQGANGPRIAVALRASKSAVPLGDVDTLADAIEMARIVTPEGGTVLLSPGAPSFDQFHDYAERGRRFAGMIGFDESQISGIAGMGIA, from the coding sequence ATGCGCATAGCGGAGCTCGCCGGCCAGCGCGTCGCGATCTGGGGTTTCGGTAGGGAAGGGCGCGCGGCCATACACGCAGTGCGCAAGCGCTTGCCGGATCTGTCGCTGGCGCTGTATTGCAGCGCAACGGAAGCATCGGAAGCGCAAGCCTTCGATACGACATTGCGTGTCTATCCGCATGAGCCGGATGCCGTTGCGCTGAGCGCGTATGACATCGTCATCAAGTCGCCGGGTATTTCCGCCTACAAGCCCGCTGTCGTGATCGCGCAGGCGCAAGGTACCCGTTTCACATCCGGCACGGCGCTGTGGTTTGCAGAGAGTCCACAAGCACGCGTGGTTGCGGTGACCGGCACCAAGGGCAAAAGCACCACCGCGGCACTGCTTGCCCATCTTGCGCGTGCGCTTGGCGTGCGCACCGCCTTGGCAGGGAATATCGGTTTGCCCTTGCTCGAATTGCTCGACCAGCAAGCCGAGCTGTGGGCGATCGAGTTGTCCAGCTTCCAGACCGGCGAAGCCGGTCCGCTGGAGCTGGGTGTCATCACCAGCCTCTACGAGGAACATCTCGACTGGCATGGTTCGCGCGAGCGCTATGTAGCCGACAAGCTCAAGCTGGTCGAGGCGGCGCATCGGTTGCTGGTCCATGGCGAGCAGGCGTCACTGCTGGAAAAGACGGCGCATCACGCGCATCGCCTGTTGTTCGGTCAGCCGGAAGGCTGGCATGTGGCGGACGGTTTTATTCGTCGCGGCGCATCCGACGTGTTTGCGCTGGATCGCCTTGTCGTGCCGGGTGTGCACAATGCTTTGAATGCATGTGCCGCATTGGCTGCATTAGAAACCATGGGCTACGACGCCGTGGCCGCCGCATCGGCATTGGCAAGTTTCCGTCCGCTTCCGCATCGCCTGCAACCGCTGGGCGAGCATGATGGCTTGCAGTGGTTCAACGATTCCATCAGCACCACGCCGGAGGCGACGCTTGCCGCGCTGGAAAGCCTGCATGGCCGCGAAGTGACGGTGATCGTGGGCGGCCACGATCGCGGTCTGGATTGGGCGCATTTTGTCGACGCGGTTACATCGCGCACGGCCTTGCGCATCATTACGCAAGGTGCCAATGGGCCGCGTATCGCCGTTGCACTGCGAGCGTCAAAGTCGGCAGTGCCGCTGGGCGACGTCGACACGCTGGCGGATGCGATAGAGATGGCACGTATCGTTACACCCGAAGGCGGCACGGTCTTGCTTTCACCCGGGGCACCGAGTTTCGATCAGTTCCATGACTACGCCGAACGTGGTCGCCGCTTTGCCGGCATGATCGGTTTCGATGAAAGCCAGATATCCGGTATCGCCGGTATGGGCATCGCCTGA
- a CDS encoding M13 family metallopeptidase: protein MQRFRWIFTAAVLSGVTRLMAAPAAMEGASVAKVSNTDIGIDLKGIDHSVLPGNNFFDYANGNWLKTAQIPADRASTGTFLLVYQLAEKHTAELIRSIASSHAAAGSNERKIADFYTAYMDEARIEKHGLTPLTSQFDPIDAIKTRDDLASVLGSQQRADVDPINATHFHTENLFGLFVTQGLEDPSHTMAYLMQGGIAMPSRDYYLSQDKDMVAARAKYQTYVTSLLKLAGTPDAETQAKAIIALETKIARAQATLIDSQDPHKANNVWSMGDFAQKAPGLNWTAYFKAAGLEDQKQIDVWQPSATSGIASLVASEPLETWKLLLRYHALDQAAPLLPKAYADLNFDFYGTTLQGTPKQQDRWKRAVAATNTDLGDAVGQIYVKHYFPASSKTKMEEMVKNIIAAFAARVDTLAWMTPATRAKAKEKLQTLRVGVGYPETWRSYSALEIRADDPLGNHQRAVALEYQHQLAKLHQPVDRGEWWMTPQTVNAVNLPLQNALNFPAAILQPPFFDPNADAAANYGAIGAIIGHEISHSFDNTGADFDARGKMENWWTPQDAAHFREATQKLVKQFDLYEALPGLHVNGQQTLGENIADVSGLTVAFAAYHKSLDGKPAPVIDGLTGDQRFFLAFGQAWRSKIRDAALRQRLATDVHAPANFRALTVRNIDGWYAPFNVKPGEKLYLAPDDRVKIW, encoded by the coding sequence ATGCAGAGATTTCGATGGATTTTTACCGCCGCGGTACTGAGTGGCGTCACCCGTTTGATGGCTGCGCCGGCAGCAATGGAAGGCGCATCAGTCGCCAAGGTCAGCAACACGGATATCGGCATCGATCTCAAGGGCATCGATCACAGCGTGTTGCCGGGCAACAATTTTTTCGACTATGCCAACGGCAACTGGCTGAAGACCGCGCAGATTCCCGCCGATCGTGCCAGCACCGGCACCTTTCTGCTGGTATATCAACTGGCCGAGAAGCATACCGCCGAACTGATCCGCAGCATCGCCAGCAGCCACGCTGCCGCCGGCTCCAATGAACGTAAGATTGCCGACTTCTACACGGCCTACATGGACGAAGCCCGCATCGAGAAACATGGCCTTACCCCGCTGACATCGCAGTTCGACCCGATCGATGCGATCAAGACGCGCGACGATCTCGCCAGCGTGCTCGGCAGCCAGCAGCGTGCGGACGTCGACCCGATCAACGCGACCCACTTCCACACGGAAAACCTGTTCGGCCTGTTCGTGACGCAGGGGCTGGAAGATCCTTCGCACACCATGGCGTATCTGATGCAGGGCGGCATCGCGATGCCCAGTCGCGACTATTACCTGTCGCAAGACAAGGACATGGTTGCGGCGCGCGCCAAATACCAGACGTATGTCACCTCGCTGCTGAAGCTTGCCGGCACGCCCGACGCCGAAACGCAGGCCAAGGCTATCATCGCGCTGGAAACCAAGATTGCGCGGGCACAGGCCACCTTGATCGACAGTCAGGATCCGCACAAAGCTAATAACGTGTGGAGCATGGGCGACTTCGCTCAAAAAGCACCGGGCCTCAACTGGACGGCTTACTTCAAAGCCGCCGGCCTGGAGGATCAGAAGCAGATCGATGTGTGGCAGCCCTCGGCCACCAGCGGTATCGCGTCACTGGTCGCGAGCGAACCGCTGGAAACCTGGAAGCTGTTGCTGCGCTATCACGCGCTGGACCAGGCCGCACCGCTGCTGCCCAAGGCTTATGCGGACCTGAACTTCGACTTCTACGGCACCACCCTACAGGGCACACCCAAGCAGCAGGATCGCTGGAAGCGTGCGGTTGCCGCTACCAATACTGATCTCGGCGATGCTGTCGGCCAAATCTATGTGAAGCATTACTTCCCTGCTTCGTCCAAAACGAAAATGGAAGAAATGGTGAAGAACATCATTGCCGCCTTCGCCGCCCGCGTCGATACGCTGGCATGGATGACACCGGCTACGCGCGCCAAGGCCAAGGAAAAACTCCAAACCCTGCGCGTCGGCGTGGGCTATCCGGAAACCTGGCGCAGCTACAGTGCGCTGGAAATCCGCGCGGATGATCCGCTCGGCAATCACCAGCGTGCCGTTGCATTGGAATACCAGCATCAACTTGCCAAACTGCACCAGCCGGTGGATCGCGGCGAGTGGTGGATGACGCCGCAAACCGTGAATGCGGTGAACCTGCCACTGCAGAACGCGCTCAACTTCCCCGCCGCCATCCTGCAACCGCCGTTCTTCGATCCGAACGCGGATGCCGCCGCGAACTACGGCGCGATCGGGGCCATCATCGGTCATGAGATCAGCCATAGCTTCGACAATACCGGCGCCGATTTCGATGCACGGGGCAAGATGGAAAACTGGTGGACGCCGCAAGACGCCGCGCACTTCCGGGAAGCCACGCAAAAATTGGTCAAGCAATTCGACCTATACGAAGCACTGCCGGGCTTGCACGTCAATGGCCAACAGACGCTGGGCGAAAACATCGCCGATGTTTCCGGCCTCACGGTAGCCTTCGCGGCCTACCACAAGTCACTGGATGGCAAGCCGGCGCCAGTGATCGATGGCCTGACTGGCGATCAACGTTTCTTCCTTGCCTTCGGCCAGGCTTGGCGCTCGAAGATCCGTGACGCAGCGTTGCGCCAACGCCTCGCCACTGACGTGCATGCGCCAGCCAACTTCCGTGCGCTGACGGTGCGCAATATCGATGGCTGGTATGCGCCATTCAACGTAAAGCCGGGGGAGAAGCTTTACCTGGCGCCGGATGATCGAGTGAAGATCTGGTAA
- a CDS encoding DHA2 family efflux MFS transporter permease subunit, protein MATVSAAHSSHVFMHPDRRWLALIVLCMGELMVVLDTTIVNVALPSIKTDLKFGDTSLAWVVNAYMLTYGGFLLLGGRLGDLYGHRRLYLIGLGVFTLASLACGFSSTQAALVVARSVQGLGGAVVTATALSLIMDLFTDAVGRAKAMGVYGFVCAGGGSLGAMLGGVLTSSLSWHWVFLVNLPIGLAVVVASLRLLPAAPGTATSRHLDVWGAVTVTAALMLAVYAIVNGNQVGWLSSRTLGQLAVAVVLLMIFLWTETHVRTPLMPLRLFRLRNLVISNIVGVLWAAAMFAWFFLSALYMQLVLGYSPMEVGLAFLPANLIMAMFSLGISAKLVMRFGIRRPLAVGLAFAACGLLLFSHASENGHFLTDILPGMLLLGVGAGVAFNPVLLAAMSDVGPSESGLASGVVNTAFMMGGSLGLAVLASLASWRTQVLIATGGNQASALTGGYQWAFLVGACFAALGALLGAVLLRTRHAQTDEQAAVAH, encoded by the coding sequence ATGGCCACCGTATCCGCAGCCCATTCTTCGCATGTTTTTATGCATCCGGACCGCCGTTGGCTGGCGCTTATCGTGCTGTGCATGGGGGAGCTGATGGTCGTGCTGGACACCACCATCGTTAACGTGGCGCTCCCCTCGATCAAGACCGATCTGAAGTTCGGCGATACGTCGTTGGCCTGGGTCGTGAATGCTTACATGCTTACCTACGGCGGTTTTCTATTACTGGGTGGACGATTGGGTGATCTTTACGGACATCGTCGGCTGTATCTGATCGGCCTCGGCGTCTTTACACTGGCATCGTTGGCCTGTGGTTTTTCCAGCACACAAGCCGCACTGGTGGTGGCGCGCAGTGTGCAGGGCCTGGGTGGTGCGGTGGTGACGGCGACGGCACTGTCTCTGATCATGGATTTGTTCACCGACGCTGTCGGACGTGCCAAGGCCATGGGCGTTTACGGTTTTGTGTGCGCCGGCGGCGGCAGTCTCGGCGCAATGCTGGGTGGTGTACTGACCAGCAGCTTGAGTTGGCACTGGGTGTTCCTGGTGAACCTGCCGATTGGGCTTGCTGTGGTGGTGGCTTCCTTGCGCTTGCTGCCGGCGGCGCCGGGCACGGCAACCTCGCGGCATTTGGATGTATGGGGCGCCGTGACGGTGACCGCGGCACTGATGCTGGCGGTCTATGCCATTGTCAACGGCAATCAGGTTGGCTGGTTGTCGTCACGCACGTTGGGTCAGCTTGCTGTCGCGGTCGTGCTACTCATGATCTTCCTGTGGACTGAAACGCATGTGCGGACGCCGTTGATGCCGCTACGCTTGTTTCGGCTGCGCAATCTGGTGATATCCAACATCGTGGGCGTGCTGTGGGCCGCGGCGATGTTCGCCTGGTTCTTCCTGTCGGCCTTGTACATGCAGCTTGTGCTGGGGTACTCGCCGATGGAAGTAGGGCTGGCGTTTCTGCCCGCCAACCTGATCATGGCGATGTTCTCGCTTGGCATCTCCGCCAAGTTGGTGATGCGCTTTGGCATTCGCCGTCCGCTGGCGGTGGGCCTGGCGTTTGCGGCATGCGGTCTGCTGCTGTTTTCGCATGCATCGGAAAACGGACATTTTCTGACTGACATCCTGCCTGGCATGCTGTTGCTCGGCGTGGGTGCAGGTGTTGCATTCAATCCGGTCCTGCTAGCGGCGATGAGCGACGTGGGGCCGTCGGAATCGGGGTTGGCTTCGGGCGTGGTGAATACGGCGTTCATGATGGGCGGCTCGTTGGGGCTTGCCGTTCTGGCCAGTCTTGCCTCTTGGCGCACACAGGTATTGATAGCGACGGGTGGAAACCAGGCATCCGCGCTTACCGGTGGCTATCAGTGGGCGTTTCTCGTGGGTGCTTGTTTCGCTGCGCTAGGCGCTTTGCTTGGCGCAGTGCTGTTGCGCACGCGTCACGCGCAGACTGATGAGCAGGCGGCGGTGGCGCACTGA